One part of the Streptomyces sp. NBC_00286 genome encodes these proteins:
- a CDS encoding PmoA family protein: protein MMYDSLVLRIAGRPVGRYITRPELPARLSPRPYLHPVTTLAGTAVTELSPVDHVHHLGVGVAVPDVEGHNFWGGRTYVRDQGPTELDNHGAQRHAGFQLKDPDGFVEELRWMAAGGELLRERRTVAATELTDTAWALDFTFSLANTTDGPLSIGSPATNGRPGAAYGGFFWRARKEAEAPAVFTHDTEGEDAVHGERADWLALAGANWTLVFAGATEQTRRDPWFVRTAEYPGVGSSLAHDERLPIAAGDTVVRRIVTVVADGRLDRGEAAALVRKAVST from the coding sequence ATGATGTACGACTCCCTGGTCCTGCGGATCGCGGGCCGTCCCGTCGGCCGTTACATCACCCGGCCGGAACTGCCCGCCCGGCTCTCGCCGCGTCCGTATCTGCACCCGGTCACCACGCTGGCGGGCACGGCCGTCACCGAGCTGAGCCCGGTCGACCACGTCCACCACCTCGGCGTCGGTGTCGCCGTTCCCGACGTCGAGGGGCACAACTTCTGGGGCGGGCGCACCTACGTCCGCGACCAGGGCCCCACCGAGCTCGACAACCACGGCGCCCAACGGCACGCGGGCTTCCAGCTGAAGGACCCCGACGGCTTCGTGGAGGAACTGCGCTGGATGGCCGCGGGCGGCGAGCTGCTGCGCGAGCGGCGTACCGTCGCGGCCACCGAACTCACGGATACCGCCTGGGCGTTGGACTTCACCTTCTCCCTCGCCAACACGACCGACGGCCCCCTGTCGATCGGCAGCCCGGCCACGAACGGACGCCCCGGCGCGGCGTACGGCGGTTTCTTCTGGCGCGCCCGCAAGGAGGCCGAGGCGCCCGCCGTGTTCACCCACGACACCGAGGGCGAGGACGCGGTCCACGGCGAGCGCGCCGACTGGCTCGCCCTCGCGGGCGCCAACTGGACCCTGGTGTTCGCCGGCGCCACCGAACAGACCCGCCGCGACCCGTGGTTCGTGCGCACCGCCGAGTACCCGGGCGTCGGCTCGTCCCTCGCCCACGACGAGCGCCTCCCGATCGCGGCGGGCGACACCGTCGTACGCCGCATCGTCACCGTCGTCGCCGACGGCCGCCTGGACCGGGGCGAGGCGGCGGCGCTCGTCCGCAAGGCGGTGAGCACATGA
- a CDS encoding glycoside hydrolase family 43 protein, which translates to MSSQSAPAFTADLGDGTYRNPVLNADWSDPDLIRVGDDYYMTASSFGRAPGLPLLHSRDLVNWTLVGHALQLLEPAKEFRTPRHDCGVWAPSLRHHDDRFWIFWGDPDHGIYQINAPEIRGPWTRPHLLKEGKGLIDPCPLWDEETGEAYLVHAWAKSRSGIKNRLTGHSMRPDATGLLDEGKVIVDGDRIPGWFTLEGPKLYRHDGWFWIFAPAGGVTTGWQGAFRSRGFFGPYEERIVLEQGDTDVNGPHQGGWVRTPSGEHWFVHFQEKGAYGRVVHLQPMRWGTDGWPVLGDEGAPVDVHKKPDLPPQPPSAPATDDDFPGGRFGRQWQWTANPQDGWATWHAGDGLRLNCVRPADADDLRKLPNVLTQRLPGTPATVEVELALSGEAVGARAGLAVLGDAFSWIGLQRGADGTVHLVHRFAETVAERERDAAHPRIAPEGRARLRIEIGEGARCRFFCDVGEGWQPSGPVFTATPWRWVGALLGLFALASAGGGHAGAATFTQFRITARLTS; encoded by the coding sequence ATGAGCAGCCAGAGCGCACCCGCCTTCACCGCCGACCTCGGCGACGGGACGTACCGCAATCCCGTCCTGAACGCCGACTGGTCCGACCCCGACCTCATCCGGGTCGGCGACGACTACTACATGACCGCCTCCAGCTTCGGCCGTGCCCCCGGCCTGCCGCTGCTGCACTCCCGCGACCTGGTCAACTGGACGCTCGTCGGACACGCACTCCAACTCCTCGAACCAGCAAAGGAGTTCAGGACACCCCGGCACGACTGCGGAGTGTGGGCGCCGTCCCTGCGGCATCACGACGACCGGTTCTGGATCTTCTGGGGTGACCCCGACCACGGCATCTACCAGATCAACGCCCCCGAGATACGCGGCCCCTGGACCCGCCCCCACCTCCTCAAGGAGGGCAAGGGTCTCATCGACCCCTGCCCCCTGTGGGACGAGGAGACCGGCGAGGCGTACCTCGTGCACGCCTGGGCCAAGTCCCGCTCCGGCATCAAGAACCGGCTCACCGGCCACAGCATGCGGCCCGACGCCACCGGCCTGCTCGACGAGGGCAAGGTGATCGTCGACGGCGACCGCATCCCCGGCTGGTTCACCCTCGAAGGGCCGAAGCTGTACCGGCACGACGGCTGGTTCTGGATCTTCGCACCCGCCGGGGGAGTGACCACCGGCTGGCAGGGCGCCTTCCGCTCACGCGGCTTCTTCGGGCCGTACGAGGAGCGGATCGTCCTTGAGCAGGGCGACACCGACGTCAACGGCCCCCACCAGGGCGGCTGGGTGCGCACCCCGTCCGGCGAGCACTGGTTCGTCCACTTCCAGGAGAAGGGCGCGTACGGGAGGGTCGTCCACCTGCAGCCGATGCGCTGGGGTACGGACGGCTGGCCCGTACTGGGTGACGAGGGCGCCCCCGTCGACGTACACAAGAAACCCGACCTGCCGCCGCAGCCGCCGTCCGCGCCCGCCACCGACGACGACTTCCCCGGCGGACGCTTCGGACGCCAGTGGCAGTGGACCGCCAACCCCCAGGACGGCTGGGCGACTTGGCACGCGGGCGACGGGCTGCGGCTGAACTGCGTACGGCCGGCCGACGCGGACGATCTGCGCAAGCTGCCGAACGTCCTCACCCAGCGGCTGCCGGGGACCCCCGCCACCGTCGAGGTCGAACTCGCCCTGTCCGGCGAGGCGGTGGGTGCGCGGGCCGGACTCGCCGTGCTCGGCGACGCGTTCAGCTGGATCGGGCTCCAGCGGGGCGCCGACGGGACGGTGCATCTCGTGCACCGGTTCGCCGAGACGGTCGCCGAGAGGGAGCGCGACGCGGCGCATCCGCGGATCGCTCCCGAGGGGCGGGCGCGGCTGCGGATCGAGATCGGCGAAGGGGCACGCTGCCGCTTCTTCTGCGACGTGGGGGAAGGGTGGCAGCCCTCCGGGCCGGTCTTCACCGCCACGCCGTGGCGCTGGGTCGGCGCGCTGCTCGGCCTGTTCGCACTCGCGTCGGCCGGCGGGGGACATGCCGGCGCGGCCACGTTCACGCAGTTCCGCATCACCGCACGACTGACTTCCTGA